In Nicotiana tabacum cultivar K326 chromosome 2, ASM71507v2, whole genome shotgun sequence, the following proteins share a genomic window:
- the LOC107778308 gene encoding fasciclin-like arabinogalactan protein 12 — translation MKTMLLLLFFLFFQCIGIFAQAPAPAPGPPPPLNVTKILDKAGQCSTFIRLLQNTQQLNEITSQLNNSNNGITMFVPTDNAFLSMKAGTLNSFTDQQKAELIQFHILPTYYSLTQFQTASNPLRTQAGGTSNREFPINITTTGSSVNITTGIVNASVSSTIYTDNQLAIYQVDQVLLPLKFFVPPAPPPAPTPIKPKKKAGSADSSSEPAVSSGTSLVPNMIYKTGLLFFFSAVFSWSL, via the coding sequence atgaaaaccatgttattgttattgttctttttgttctttcaatGCATTGGCATTTTTGCTCAGGCTCCGGCTCCAGCTCCAGGTCCACCACCTCCATTAAACGTGACAAAGATCCTCGACAAAGCAGGCCAATGTTCAACGTTTATCCGTCTACTACAGAACACACAGCAACTCAACGAAATCACTTCACAACTCAACAATTCCAACAATGGGATTACAATGTTTGTGCCAACAGACAATGCATTCTTGAGTATGAAAGCAGGAACTTTAAATTCTTTTACGGATCAACAAAAAGCTGAACTTATCCAATTCCATATTCTTCCTACATATTATTCTTTAACTCAATTCCAAACTGCAAGCAATCCTTTAAGAACACAAGCTGGTGGAACCAGCAACCGCGAATTTCCAATAAATATTACAACAACAGGAAGTTCAGTTAACATAACAACTGGGATTGTTAATGCAAGTGTGTCAAGTACTATATATACTGATAACCAATTAGCTATTTATCAAGTGGATCAGGTTCTTCTTCCATTGAAATTCTTTGTACCTCCAGCACCACCTCCTGCTCCTACGCCTATTAAGCCGAAAAAGAAAGCCGGGTCCGCGGATTCTTCTTCTGAACCGGCTGTTTCCTCTGGTACTTCTCTGGTTCCAAACATGATCTACAAAACCGGgcttttgttcttcttttctgcTGTGTTTTCTTGGAGTCTATGA